gtgggggaaagtttgcgcatcgtacacagcgcgacacacaaacgtcaactgatataccaatcacgcgatcacTCCCCTCCCCACCCACCccccagtgatacctaaaaatcgcttcggCGCAGGCAatgacatttgttcaagatgtctGTATAATACACGATAtcataattcatataaaacctACAAGAAAtgctcaaatatttttatctaattttatcgAGACCTACGATCGAGAATAATCATCACACAAACAATAGACgttttacaattcaaaagAAATCGACCCGAATACACTTAACCTTTAGGATTGTTTCTACTATGAAgagtgttaaataaataatagtgcCAATCCTTAGAAAAAAATCTGGCATAGCCTAGAACCGCAGGCGTCTTGAACGAATACCGTCAGAATACCATCAGAACAAAAAGCTCTCCGCCTAGGTGGACTGACATGAGCAAAGATGGCTCTCAGTGAATGTAGAGGCCAGTGTAGGGCGTACTGAAGGAAGATGGAGGAGACCTAAGTCCAGAAATGGACCAAAAAGAGGCTGATTCACCGTGAAAGATGACGacgtcataagaaaatttaataaattgcgTCATCATCACTTTTGAACACCCCTTGTATACCTTAGTGTCAAATTTGTATGGAATTGTTAAAATCTAtcacaattaacaaaattgcTTACACACTACAATTCTTGCTTATAACATTTCTCCAAATCGTCCTTGGGCTCAGTATTTTCAATCGGCTTGATGACTTTGATATAATTGACTGGTACAAGGCCCGCAAACTGTTTGTCTATGGTTGCCATTAACCAACCAGAGTTCCATAGGTGTCCCTGTTGGTGAAGGTCCATATTACGagttagtttaaaattattcttctataattttttaatgacgctacacttttaagtaatattaaaaaaatgtacaggAAAGGGGGGGGGGGATCAAGCCTACGGGACTCCCAAAATGGGGccgtcatcgcagcccatggacaccatATGGGGTGTTTTGCCTCCCAGGGAAGATCCCCACCTGGAGTCGTTcagttaaaacttattttgataaatattaacacatagtattgtctttggttaacgtagcttttacacaatttaaattttaaattatgttaaatagttataagtttatattaatacaactaTCTTTAAtctggttaaaaaattgttttctttcaaatattaactcatAAGATCGCACATACATACTTTTGTTTGGCAAAAATTATTGGCTTAGAAATGCGTTCGTTAAGATATTTTACTGATAAGGCATCAAAGACATTATTGTTTCACCACCATATGTATTATCAAATTAGTTAGCAAAAATTCTGATAAGCAAAAAAACCTACAACATTTAGACAAGCACTAAGTAAGgcttccgtatgtcaaaaccAATACTTATTTTGACACATGGGAGTCGTAGTTAGCGATTAGTTTTGATTcagaatattgttaaataataggAGATATTCACCTGTAAGTGCTGCGGTGCCAGTGTTATCACTTGATTCGCGTTAATGCTTAATTCTTGAGGCGTCGTTGCCTGAAAGTCGTGTTGAGCGACTGCTTTTAATGGAGTCTGCCATGTATGGGGGTCGTGTACTGCAATTTTCAAtgcaattaaattcaaatggTAAACTTAAAagtggcgttacaacctttttaggtctgggcctcagatttctgtatgtttcgtgatcatttgtaaataaaataggctATTAGGATCAATCTACTGTGCCAcatctttttgggtctaaggcaagccggtttcctcacgatgtcttacggttcgagcgaatgttaaatggaaAATACGTAGAAagaccattggtgcacagctggggctggaacctatgacctcagggatgagagtcgcacgctaaagtcCTTAGAATATTGTATCCGTGCAGTCTAGATAAGATAAAAAACCGTGACGATTCTCTCTTCACCCTTAACTAAGCAATGTTCATatgtttattgatattttaaccagaatttgtattatgtttatatttcacaGCAAAAGATACTAACATCGCTCATTAATACTTGAAGACAGTCCATTCACCATCTTCAATACTATATACGGGGCAGCAGCAATCACTCCCAAGAACAGAAGAATTGGCCAACTTGAGCCTTTGGCCTTTTGTTCCGGTGTTGCCACACCCGTTTGTGTTGTTTGCACTGCTTCCGCCCATGcctgataataataataatttaatggcGCTGGTAAAacgcagatttactgcaatttatcccccctaccctcttgtcagcaaaagtaagcaaagctctcaaaaatcgtaaatgcatttcgttttctaGTATAGATAATGTGTgagtaatatgtgtaaaaagtaaataaaaaaatcaatgaccCCTCTCCCCCCCAATAGTGTTTACGGAATACTCGATCGGATCGGAAAAAAGAAAGTTCTATTGGTACAATAGAACTTTCATTATACGTTCAAACACCTGACTTCAGGGTTAAGGATCACCTTAACCACTAGGCAAACATTTATATAGccaatattttatcatataacGTCATTGTTGATATAACTTTTATCTcccaaaactatttttattaaaacttgaGAGACTGGATGATAAGATATTATTGAGGAAATATTAAGATTCTTATTTTCTTAGATAAATAGGATTTAGCCTATTAGAATGAACCATGTTTTAATTCAGGTCTGTATGTTAAACATTCAGTTTATAGATTTCCTGTGAAATGTTGTTGTTCCTTTTGCATTgcgttatatattttctactaGAAGAATTTTACTAACTGTGAAAGATGAATACTATCtctaataatttcttttatcaGACAGTTTAAGTTACCGTTTTTTATCTGTTTCTATGAAAttgttataaacataattattacgtgggtaacactgaaaatgtttagaacgggccagttagaaacattgctaataaaaacttttttgaatttcaatttagaactctttggtaacttATATAGCATTCATTTGACATGTTTTTgcgaattggcggcaaatctaaaattcttgttacacgtgaaaatgaacctgacgcgagaaaattttcggtgaatgatacagtcctgacctgttACTTAAATTCTACCGAAgcactaaagataaaattcgaggtattcgctttacgtgctctgaagatgcggtgaaagcgtacgaaaatgccatagaagagacccctaaggtGGAATGGGCCCAATGTTTTTCTCAGTAATTCTATTGAATACAacaattactttgaaaaaaCAATCAAAGTTTTGGAAACTTTCTAGTTCAAGATGTtccattttctaaacatttctAGCACTACCTAGGTATATGAGTTGTTAGGACTAGAAACATCTAGTTATAGTAGTACAAAGTGtctgatattttaataatgtcttgaacacattaatttatcaaaaatatatataaaatataccttacCTTAAATTCACCTTCTGTCCTTATACCTAGAATCACCAAAAGTTTCCTAATAAGCCAGTTAAGTGATCTAACAACAGCAAATGTTGACCAAAACTGGGCAAATAGTGTTCGTAAGCGGCCAAAATTTTCTGCAACACCTGAAATACAAGAATATAAAAAGGGTAAAGCAAAGAAATACCTACACATAGTTATAAGGAAATTAAAGTACAGTGTTAGcttagtaattaaattgtaatttatattagccTATTATTAATTCTCTAGTTGTAATTTTGGCTGAGCCAAAGGAATTTCTTTTGATTAAATCATGTTCTGAGGATGTTGGTTTAATCCCgtgctgtgcaccaatggagtttctttctatgtgcgcatttaatctTCGAGCAAATGGTGaagaaaacatagtgaggaaaccgtctTGTCCCAAAAAGTCGAGGTATAGACGGCTGATCTCATACTTGCATCATCAGGATTGCAACATCATGaaaacagaaatttgaggcccataCCTTAAAAGGTTTTGTAGgaaccattgttttttttaaatattgtttgtatagTTATATGTTTGAGAATACTAGCATGTCCAAGGTGAATCAATACTAAACATATCTTTGCCTAAtaactcaattttttttaaatcagccTCACTGGCCTAATAATACAAATGACAAGTCTATTTAATGTCAATATCCATTATGTTGTCAGTCAAATGCAACATTTCTGAActtataataagaaaacacAGAACCACAAGTACAGATGTATATACTTTCCTGTTAGAGTTATACAACTGATTGCAAACAAAGTAAATACCTAATATAGCTCGAAATGAACTTGTCAAAGCGAAGAATGTGCTCTCAAGCATCATAGCCACACTCCCAACAGCATTCACAATACTTTGTATTGAGTCAAAGGCTGGTCTTGAACTCTCTTCTGCCATTTGAATAAACCTATAgccaattaaataaagcataaACCAATATATTTAAGGGAAAAACATAGAGTATCTTCTTTTCATggattttttcttaaattgttataaaatgaaGATAAGAAATActacaatttgtatgaagcTACTATGctactaattattaataatgcatAGATACAACtttcagaaaaaatatttttttctctgaCATTTAGACTTCATTATAGTACATATTTACTTTAGATAAATGCTATTGAATACTATTATCTCTATAATAGTTATCTTAAGAGATATGTTCTTAGATAGATTGGAGTTTTACtgtttctaaataatataaaaaagatatataataataatataagaaatatttttaagtgtatatttcataattattgttatttagtaATCAATAACTAACAGCAAATGCTCATGTGtgatcttttatatattataatatcatcatattttaaaatataaattgaaagtgtttataataatgttaatatatagaattatgaatttatttatgaggAAAGCACAGTTGTTACTATGACAAGTTTTcctgtttattataatacctGTTTTCAATATCCATTGGGTGGCGGTTGTAACTTCCATAGGGTGCCATTCCTCCAATGCCTCCCATTCCCCCCATACCGTAAGAACTCATTCCATATCCACCCATACCGCCACCATATCCATAACCGTAGCCCCCATATCCACCCATGCCATAGGATCCTCCCATACCATACATTCCACTATTCATGTAACCTTGTTGAGGAATTTCCGGCCTCGGAGGTAGAGTTGGAGGTCCAAGGACTCCAGTGGATGTTGAAGGTATGGGATTTCGAAACATAGGCACATCAGGGTGGATTGAGGCAACGTTTGATAAGGTCGGGGTTGAGTTTACATCGAATTGTTTACCTGATTCAACCATTTTTTATCACGTCACACTTGCCaaacgaatatttttatattaacaaggTATTATCTACTTTTCCTAAATGGTATCAGAAAATCGCAAATTATTACGTCTTTTgttatgatattaatatttatataatttagctCACTTTACAGAATGGTTTGTTGTTTAACACAGACGTCAGACGgagcaaatttataaaaatatgcgcaggtaatataatttaaattctactAACAGTCTTTAAAGCTTAAAGTCGAAACTCGATTCATAAGATTTCTAGTTTATGACATACACATTTGTAAtcttttgactttgacacggATGacctttaaaatttcttaataattcaatGTTCATAACTGGAtactgaattttattttatattagattattatagtatatctATGTGGTAGTTGTTTACTTATATTTGCTAGCTGTAGATTTTTCAGCATGTCTGTAATTTGTATAGTTAAAACACGTAATAAACAGCTAATTAAACaagcataattaaatttttaaatggatGTACAGAATGCACACCAAATCCGGATTAAGTTGAAACAAGCtgttaacaataattacatgCTCTAGTCTATGACTTGTTTACTATTAGTGTTTGTACTTTATTCAGAAAGAGTCCGTGCTGCGATTTGAAATCACTGCAGTGCCAAATTACTTTTTCTATTATAGTTACAGAACTACATTATTATAGTTggacacaaaaaaataaaatgaatacaaaaatatatttaaaaaattcgcGAAGGCAAGTAAAGgatcttttaatattagttttttaatttattgataaccTGTAGTAGTTGAACTTTTAGGCCATTGATTTTGACTCTATTCTATTCTTTATGCTATTACGTATTGTCAATTCAATAATCTGTGCTAAATGCCAATATTAATTCGTGtcaatacaaattacaattggcctatagttttgattttagtgtttgttatttattttgcttatttGTGCTTGTGTTAAATAACTTTACTGAATAAAGTTTGATATTACGTGAAATAAAGGTTTGTAACACTggcaatatttttgtacaactATTGCATGGTTTGTAAACATAAGcactaaacattttgtatttcttgTTCATGTATTAAGCTCTAAATATAACTTTGTAATAATTCGAAATAACTAATCCATAATCGAAACCACGcttattgaaattgaatagTTAtctattcattataaattgaaGTCCAATCACAACAAAAGCACAActgtaatattgtaatatattccttaatcatatttaaaacaatatttgcatATCTAATTAGAACGTATCGAAAGGCTGGGTAGTTAGTATCAAATTTCTGCATAATAGGTCAAATAACTAACTTTATACAGTGGATGTGAGTTTGCCAAGTaagtcattatattttaactcataaaatatttcattgagaaaaaattatcaattaccTGCTCTAGGTTTGTATGGTACTTGTATTAATTGAAACATATATGCCAATTTAgtaattcttattaatttatgaacaCAGGTTTAAGTATGagactaatattataaaattttacattttacatacattttctgTTAGCAGATTGATTAATCAATGAGATCAGGATTTGATGACAAGTTTGATTTGATCTAGTATTGTAATGccaaataaaaagttttactctggtttatatagaaaaagcATTACTCATATtcttgaatttaatttaataaattgtatatttttatatatcattattaattaatgtagttTAGATTCTTGATTATGCTATAAACACATGGGTAACATTGAATCTGGAAActtcaaatatgttttttgaaTATGTACTACCATGTATAACTTGTAAAGGTCTATATGTATTGAATCAGTAGGCTCAAAAAGCagtataaattaagttttcgtaaaggtatttatttaacaaagtcAATCAGTAATTGCCCATAAGTCACAATGAAATGTAGTACTACTAATGAACACGTAGTGTAAAAATGTATGGAAGGCTGATGATTTttgatcataaataaataattagtttaagaAAACAAGGCTAAAAGAAGTTCTTCAATACTC
The genomic region above belongs to Pieris brassicae chromosome 9, ilPieBrab1.1, whole genome shotgun sequence and contains:
- the LOC123714294 gene encoding peroxisomal membrane protein PEX13, coding for MVESGKQFDVNSTPTLSNVASIHPDVPMFRNPIPSTSTGVLGPPTLPPRPEIPQQGYMNSGMYGMGGSYGMGGYGGYGYGYGGGMGGYGMSSYGMGGMGGIGGMAPYGSYNRHPMDIENRFIQMAEESSRPAFDSIQSIVNAVGSVAMMLESTFFALTSSFRAILGVAENFGRLRTLFAQFWSTFAVVRSLNWLIRKLLVILGIRTEGEFKAWAEAVQTTQTGVATPEQKAKGSSWPILLFLGVIAAAPYIVLKMVNGLSSSINERLHDPHTWQTPLKAVAQHDFQATTPQELSINANQVITLAPQHLQGHLWNSGWLMATIDKQFAGLVPVNYIKVIKPIENTEPKDDLEKCYKQEL